In the Ictalurus furcatus strain D&B chromosome 13, Billie_1.0, whole genome shotgun sequence genome, gttttaatcctcttataccacagcaattcaccaacgatttcatatttaatttaaatcaaACAACGATATGTGATCgtcttttatccatttatagttgcatttaatgttgtggaacatcagtgaaacaagttagttcctgttctcgcttacattatagcagctataaactaaaaaaataagacgaaaaacaaacaaaacaaaatcacagagaaaccgcaaagaagtgtaaactcctctgtcctgaagatgtggaaagcttaaagttacagcttcacctctgactgttacaccgcgctgacactggagactccttccgtacatgATTCCTAACAGATCAAGGATTACACATGTCTTTTACTCAGTGTATGTGGAACGTctgcggttactatagaaacaataacacatcagaaaaagcgcattaatataaccctgtgatgtgcagctgtactgctgtcagagctgctgttatagacaactaatcaacaccgtctgaccaatcacaatccagaaatCAATAATGCTGTGCTGTcatttttgtgttctttttcaGAATCAGTTCTCGGGCCCGGTGACTGCGTTTCTAATGCAGAGCAGAGACAATCCAGCGAAGGCTTTGGGCGTGGCAGCTGGGGTCATTAGCGTGATGGTGATGGCCACCGTAGTGATCTCCACGGCAATGTACCTGCGCACAACGAAGTCCAACAGGATCGGGCCGTCACGCCGTGTCATCCGCCGCAGGCGTGGAGAACCCCAGCAGTGGAACTTCACGTTCGGAAACTCGCAGAGTCCAGACAAGTTCCTCGCTGGCCACGATGTGGAGAGCAACAAGAATACCGACAGATCGTGGTCCAAACCTCCACCACCGCGCGCACCGGTTCTGCCTCCACCTCCACCAAATAACAACCCCAGGATGAGCAAGCATCACGGCGCCGTGCCTACCGTCTCAGGATCCTTAAGCTCTCAGAGCTCGAGCGAGAGATCCGTCAGTAGCAGAGATACAGAAGATCAGCCGACtaagaagagagagggaaacatCAGCTCAGCGCTGGTCTCAGAGCTGAAGAAGAGGCTGGAGCAGAAGATCATCGAGGCTAATCAAGGCTACTACTGCTGAAACCTCTGGCTTAGCAAACATTCTAGCGTAGATCCTTACTACCGAAGCCACCAGATTAGCATAGATCACTGCGATCTCAGAAAAAATTGGAAGCAGGAGATTATAACCAAGCAACGTATCTGGACGGTGGCAGCTGGTCCGGTTCTGCCTCTGCTTTTTATAAATGAtgcataatgaaatatttatacgctaatactactactactactgataataacaataataataataataataataataataaggtgaACGTGAGGTGTGTGTAAATAGTGCTGAGGCGTAAGGTTCAGACTTTGGGATGTCAGTAGTTATATCTACAGGAAAAACGTGTCTAgaagaaaatatcattttatgGTAGTTTTATCATGCAGTCTGTGCGCTTTGGAGTTTATTTACACTGTTTGAGACGAGCTCTGATTCTCACGCTCTGCTGCGCTACTCCGAAGACTAACATCATCCGCAAAGAATAGAGAAAAAGTGTAGAGAGAAAAGATGAAATCAGAATTGTACACAATTTTCCGTTGCTTCGTCTGCTCTTTGGTGTGAACCTTGTTTAAGCTCGCCTATAAAACTGCTGCAGTATTTATCTAAACcgtaaagacatgtttggtgtctgaacgCCGCCACCCTCAAACCATCCCCCCTCCCCAAGTCCCCCGCCCCCCCACATTCCCACAGCAAGTGTTGCTCGTAGTTTATCTGTTAAGCGTCTTTAGTTCCAATGACATACTGTAGTAACCACATGATAAAGCCGactatttaaatacaattttaacaCCATGTTTATACGTTTATCTTCCGTTTGTGCGTCAGAATCAAAGACGCGTCGAGAAACGTCTCGACGCACAAGCGTTCGGATTGCTCCGAGTTAACCATTCGAGCTAATCGTACGGATCTGTTGCTTTACAGTGTTGAGCGTGTGCGTACAGTAGAAAGCGAACGATCGTCTGTTGCTTTGTCACTTGCTAGCGTGAATGTAGGGTTAGTGCTACACTGGAGCTAGCActgaggctaatgtagctaactaTAGTTTGTGCAAAATTTCCTGCCTTAAACCACACCCGTTAAATCTCGTTCCGAATCACTTAACTCCTCAGCACTGTTTGGTAGTATGACTCCGCCccataagccccgccccctcaggTTTGAAAGCAGAATCGTAGCAGAGGTCTAACTATGTCAATGCTGtatgacaaacaaaaaaaaactttaaaaacaagATTAGAAATACTAACAATGTCATTTGAAGAACGTTTAAGAGAATCGACGTGTTTATGGACATCATCAGACACCAGACACGTCTCGGctgactttatttttctttctttattcgcTAGTTTGCTCATCTGAGTGGGATTTTGTACTGTCACTTGCATGTCTGAATCTTGTCTACTGACTTTCCACTTCTTTGGAGTCGGTTCTTGTAacgatattaaatataaaaaaaataataaaaagaaacaaatgacatGTGAAAACTCGCACGCTGTGATGATTTGTTTCTGTGTAAAGACGTCTGACACTCACATTAAACTCACAATTATCTACAACAACCGTATTTCTAGATCATTCGTCTAAAGGAAGCGTCTCATCGGTGCGACACCAGAAGACATCCAGAAGTTTCTATGCAGATGTTTAACGACGTGTTGTAACGGCGTCTGTTTCTGCTGTGGAGATTAAACGTAACGCTGCTTAACGTCTGTTTAATCTGTTCACGCTGTTCCGAAAGCTTACGCTGTCTTTTATTGTCTTTGTTTAGTTTGGAATAAATATGGACCAACACGTCACAGAGTGGCTGTTTATCGCTCGGAGATTAGAAAACACTGTTTATTAAATACAACATGATTAAATATGACATCACATAACACtctttatatgacatataaaatcTAACGCGGTCATTTCCGTGAAGAAAAATCCAGTCCACACAAAATGGCGCCATGTTtgttgcacaaaaaaaaaaaccccacaaagtCAGTGTAATATTTATAACTTGTCTTACACAAATCAACCAATCAGTGATCTGAGAGTGATCAGACTTGAGAACTCAGGGACAGTTCACTATCCAGGACATCTTTAATGATAATGCATCTTTATTGTTCACGTatacatcacagcacagtgaaattcttttcttcacataccccagcatggcaggaagttggggtcagagcgcagggtcagtcatgatacagtgccccctggagcagagagggttaagagccttgctcaagggcccaacagtggcagcctggcagtgctggggcttgaacccccgaccttctgatcagtaacccagagccttaaccaccaagccaccactgccccatcaaATTTACATcaagtttgtctcttgtgggcgtggcctgtctaGCATTTGATTTCTCATTCGATGACACAGTGGATAAATTCATCTGGATATTACAGACTCTACTTTACAGAGTATGGttgtatttataatttataaaaacCCGATGTCACACATTCCTCCAGAGAACTTCAGAGCTACAGCAAAACATCTTAAAACTAGATTTTCTTGCTTGTTAGTTGGAAAGTAGGCGGGGTTCCCTAGTTTGGGATAAAGCATGTGCAAGCTTTCTCACCAATCATAAGGCAGATGCTGCAAGTTCCACCCACACGGCAGTTTAGCAAGCTAGCAAACAAACGCTAATCTAGCTAGCATAGCCTTCTGATTGAGTAGGTCGGTGTAGGCAAGGTTTAAAAAGTGCAATGCTGTCAATTAAGAGTGCTCGTTAGAATATTAAGCCACGCCCATTCAGAGAGTTCTCAGCTGGTGCGTCAGTATTTTATGACTGACCCGCTTGTGAGGCAGTTTATATAAATCGATCCACCATGTTGGTTAGTAGAGCTGTGCGCTGTTAGCCTTCTGCACTTTATCTTCTGAGCGCCGTCtccatttcttctcttttcccGAATCTCTGCAGAGTCCTTCGTCGCTGGCCGTCTGGAGACTGTCGAACGTTCCCTGCCTGTCGTTTTCCTGCGAGTCCTTTGCGTCTCTCTTTTCCCGATTCCTGCTGCAGACCTGAATGCAGCGATCCATGCAGCTGATCCTGGTGTTGGTGGTGCAGGCGAACATTCCCGCAGGAACCGCTAGCACCATGGCGCAAACGATCACAATAATGTGGATGAGTCGTTCACGCTGCTCCAGTTCGTTCGTGCTGCTCCCCGTCACGAAAACAATACACTGCTCAGGACGAGGCGACTGATTCTTCAGCGAGACGCACACCTCGTACTTTGTGGCTGGTTCAAGGTCGCTCACGGTGTACTTGTTGATGCCTGGGCCGACGTACAGAGCCTCTTTCTTTGGAGAATCGTAGCGACCGAAATGGACAGTGAACCACGTTTCAGAGGGATTCTCCGTCACCGCATACCACTCGATGGTTATACCGTACACGGTCTGCTTGGCGATTCGTATATCGATGTAAATGTTTTCGTTGACGGAGGGCAGAGGAAAGCCCGGGGGCATCGCAAAGGAAGCGTTGGAGTACAAGATGTTCAGCTGGATGCTAACAGAGGAATTCCCGATGAAGTTGCTGGCGCTGCATTTGTAGAGGCCGTGATCGGATGAGCGGACTGTCGGGATTATTAAAGCCGAGATGATCGTATCCTCGTTCACCTGCGACTGAGAAACTAcagagagagcaacagaaagAGGAGAAATTAAAGATATTACATgacaaaaagaagacaaaatatttcttttttaaggttttagaaagttttaacaatgttttttttccccccaaacagtAAAAAAGTTGTGTTTTTCCATTAACTAAAGCTAACTTAagctgcacatacagtatatggtcagttttgaaaacattatttttttctgtgtgtccACAATCTTCAATCCACTGCTCAATTTTCTACCACTCAGTACGCAGCTCTTAACGGTTTATGATGTCTAGTACTATCGCCACACACCGGGCTGATGTGCTGTCAATATTTTCGAATTGATTTGAGTTTTCCTCCGGATtgatatattttcaaaaattggAGGCATAAAAAATGCATTCGGAaatacacatatactgtacatgtgggCGGAGCCATACTGTCATCCTCAGGACACTGTCTGCACATTTTCAAATCTTATATGTATTAGTTtgtaaaatggattaaattgtaTAAAGGACGTCTTCAGAATGTTCCAAGACTCTTTCTGCCACTACAGAAATGTTTACATGTGTAAAATCAACACAGAGCCTGATCTGTACATTGTGGTATCACGTTGATCATGGGCAATTCACCTCCACGCCTCCAGGGGGAACACGCCCATTTACTTTTAAACTCATTCCTCTTGTGTCTCCTGTATAAGTTGTGTCTTTTCCCTCCTTAGTGTGTTGTTATGAGAACTCTTTTTCCTCAGATTATGTAGATATCTAGCCTTGCCTTGACTCTAGTTGGTATTTtggtttaataaaacaaacctggacttgcatccgtctccaaaTCATTACGAGTGGAGTGTTTGGATTGTGCACTCTAGGTCCTGTACCATTCACAACATTCACAATGGTACTAGCGGGCAGTTTCACCTGCTGAACGTAAGTACGATCATAATTCAGAGTGTTGAGTCGCTCCTAGACGGTATATCAAGACGAGTTCAAATCTCGTGCGGTGTAGCGTTTCGGTTGTACCACAGACGTTTAAGGTCTGCCATAACTATTCGAGCATGAAATGGATCGTAGATCAAAACGGTCTCTCTGAGTTAGAGAGGCAGGGATTTGACCATCACCAGCAAATCAGAAGCACTGTTTGATTACAAACAGGAAGTATTATAAGAAATATCAGTGAtattcaagtcaagtcaaggcGTAAGTCATGTGACCGCATCACAGTGCATTAAATCACGCAGatccaggtcaagagcttcagtttgtGAGTGTTCAcgtcaaatatcagaatggggaaaactCTCAGTGACCCTGGTCGTGGCGTGGTTGCTGGTGCCACATGGGTTGGTTCGAGtatttttagaaactgctgatcacacacaacagtctctagggtTTGATCGaacagactggttcaagctgtcAGGacggatatagtaactcaaataatcactctttacacccgtggtgtgcagaaaagcatctcacaacACACAACATGTTGAACTTTGAAGCGGAtgaactacaacagcagaagaccacatcgggaaACTGAGGCTCCAGTGCGCTggagattggaaaaacatcacctggccTTTCTCTAAATCTTCATCGATCCAGTTTGAAGCTACACGCCACTCATAAAACCTGTTTAATTATTCATAGTGTGAAACGAATTCATCTGCTGGTCCAATTGGTGTAAAAGTGCATAGATTTCTGCTAGGGAGACTGAAGCCCTTAAtgttggggcggctgtggatcaggtggtagagcgggatgtccactaatcgtagggttggcggttcgatccccggcccacgtgactcctcatagcgaagtgtccttgggcaagacactgaaccccaagttgctcccgatggcaagctagcgccttgcatggcagctctgctacattggtgggtgtgagtgtgtgtgtgaaacagtgtaaagtgttttGTAGAACcgcaaaggttaaaaaaaagcgctatataagtgcagaccgtttacCATTTTAATGATGCTAACATCTTTTTGCGATAATTAGCCCTTTTCTGAATTTTCAGTCAAATCTACTGTACGGTAAAAGGATGGAAAACAACTATCATCTGTATAAACCTTAGAAAACGCTGAcattatttaagaaataaacctctccattttaatttgaatatttctCAATAATCTGAATGCTGGGCTGTCGACATGCTAATTGTGTTTTTGCATTCAAGTGTGAATTAGCATGATTCCTCGGAGCTCCTCGGCCATGAGCAGCACCTTTACCTGTGAAACCTCTGATGGCTTTTAGACTGTAGCTCCATCGAACCACCGCATCAGGCCTCGCCTTCACAAAGCACCTCAGCGTCGTGTTGGACCCTAGCACTGCCGTGACGTTAGCGTCAGGGGTAGAACTTTCCGGCTTCAGACAATTCCTCAACTCAACGTCATGAAAAAACCTCCCAGCTTTAGATTTTGGACCTGAACAGGACAGGTACGAGTTCATCAAAATGATGGGCGGACTGACGGATTTGACAAAGTCGACAAAGCCTTTGAGTCGGCAGTCGCACAGCCAGTGGTTATCATGCAACGCTAATACGACGTTAGCATCACTGTCCTCCCTCCTGCTGGGCTTTTGTACCTGATAGCGAGGCCAGTTGAGAAAAACATCCAGGGATATCACCGTAAGCTGATTGAAGGATAAATCTAAATAGGTCAGTGAGGACAGGTGGCGTAACGCGAATTCCGGCAGCACGTCCAGCCGGTTGTGCTTCAGATCCAGGATTTTGAGTTTGGGCGTGTCCTGAAAGGCCATCCACGGTATCGTTCTGAGTTTATTTCCTTCCAGTCGGAGTTCAGTCAGGTTATACAGGCCTTCAAGGCTCTTAATGTTCATCAGCGTGATGGTGTTAAAGTTCAGCCACAGCGACTCCAAGGCACTGACTGTGTGAAAAGTCCTTTCAGGGATTTCTGTGAGGTgcgaattctcgattctgattttGATCAAATCTCCAGGGAGGTTCTCGGGAATTGATCCTAAAGCAGTTTGCATACATAATAAAGAtctgaaagagagagcaaaaacACAGAGTTATTTCATTCTTCTTTCCCCTTATATCACTGTGAACGAGAAGGTGtgcattcattttctacaacaacggctcggacagtagcgcagctgcgaACCGCAGCTTTATATcaatattaacgcgctcgttctgatacgttatcgtttccatagcaacggCTCGATCACAGGGGCACGTacggcatttttaaaaatctgtgatATGGCTCAATTTTCGTTAatgtttacggaaggagtctttAAGTTGACTTTAAAGTGACTTTAAGTTTTCCGGCATCTTCAGATCAGACGAGTTTACACTgtttttgcagtttctcagtaagaAAAGACGGAAAGGTGcgatttttgtcttattagagcaggaactaacttgtttccacaacattacatgtaactataaatggataaataacatcatatataccttaataaataaaaattgtaattggtACATTTCtgaggggaataaaacactccatcaCACCATGGTGTCACTGATtagtttcctgtaacagcacggcCTGTTGTGTGTTATTACTCGTGCAGTAAATACAGACCGATTCCTCTTCATCTACAGCAATCACCTCCTGACTTTGCTAAAGCTCCTGCTGTTTATTACTCGACTCACCTTCCAGCGCTGTCTTCAGTGCAGGAGCATCCCGTCACGCAGAACCCGACGGCCGAGTAGAACCGATGTAAAAGGAACAGTGCGGTTAGCGTTGTGGAGAACATGCTCACAGTGCAGGAGGAGGACGGAGTGAGGAGCAGGCTGGTCTGCAGGACATGTCCCAGCGCTCGCTGGACTTAAGCTCCTTGTGTTTAATCCGCCTGATGCAGCGCTCCAGGAGGTGAAGGATGGCACGAACGAATCGAGGAGCCTTTGGGAATCAGGGTattttgcatatatttataCGCAATCCAGGAGATTGGACGGATCTTCTGGATATTGGATTGGAACGCTTATTAGAGATTTTAACTCGTAGTGTAATGGATGAAATGATGACGTTAGTGTTTGATTGACAGACTTGTATGTAATCGGGGAGGGTTATATTGTGCTGAAGCAGGGAGAAGGGGTTTATGGGTAATCGTAGTTCTCAGAGAAGCACTGACGGACTCATGTCATATGTTATAAAGGAACGTTTGAggaaaactctttttttttcagtgtctcATCAGACATGGAGTCTGTTATAGAGGGTTGAGATTGTATTGGGATCTCGCACAGCGTGATGAGGGATCATCTTAAAAGACTAAAAGTGTCAAAGTGGATTTAAAGTTTTCTGGATCGCGGGTAACGAGTCActgtttaaaactttaaatatttgcatattaatcttaATAATTAACATCATCTTCAATGGTGcctatgatttattttataataaaattcagactttttttattaaattttttttaagtttaaaaatcCTTAATTGACGCCCAGTATTTTCATTACGGTTAATTcaacttgggggaaaaaaacaaccttcaACATTCATGCTAATATCACCGTCAACGCCGTCGCCACTCGTCCTCTAGTAAACGGCTCGGCACGACTATAACAGCATTGCATTCTggacttttgtttttaggagcttaCAGCAAATCCTGACCATTATCACTTATGACTGAGATTGCTCTTATTTTTTCCTCCTTGAACACCATTGTGCTGTAACTGTGCTAGCATTAGCACTAATGATAACAATTCGAACGTCCCTCTCTGACATCACGCTGACACACAactgctaacttctcacaggattAATGacaatacagcaccaaccaacacatagtattagcaccagaatcgctAAACACGTCAGGATAGAAACTTAACTTCCCGGTCTTAATCTCAGACACTTTACTAccattttttccctccattttaCTTCCTGATTTTTTCTCCATGCTTTGATTTTCAAATTTTTAAGAATCAGACTTCCTGGATAAAGATCTGAGTCTTGTATCTAAATccagaattttaaaataaaatgaatttgaGATATTTAACTCCAACCTCCTGAGCGGTTAGACGTCACTAATGGAGGCGGTGTATCAGACAGATAAACCTCTATTCCAGCTTCGGATTAGCATCGAGTCTGACAACGCTGGATTCACACGAAGGATCAGATTACACAAACTTCCATTTAATTATCTCTAATAAGTAAGTCGCTCCTTACAGCTTCGAGAGAGATGAAAATACAGCCTGCTTGCtggttttcattaataaataagagAGCTTCCACTAGACATGGCAGCGATGATCATTATCAGTCTGatgtcagagaaaaaaaaattcaatctgATCCTTTAACTAATGGAAAAGATTGGAATTGagttttgaatgtgtgtgtgtgttttttttttaactataaatgtttacatataaagagactttatacttttattatatttattatactgtatgtgcagtgTACGTCATGTTTTAGAGTTTAACTGAATAAAAGAAATTGGTTTTGATTATGTCCTGctcttatgtatttttttttctgtatatgtAAGTGTGTcaggttaaacacacacacacacacacacacacacacacacacacacatattggaTGAATATCAGTATCAGAAAAGAGAAAGTGTTATTGTAGATCTCTACAATATGTTTCCACACTTCAGACTGATGAATCTCAGATTGTGTACTACATAAACACAACCAAACCTCCAGAACCCCTCGGCGTGACTTACACGCAGCTACGTCACTGCTGCAGTAAGGTAAAGCTTATTATCCTTAATCTCCTGTTTATCGCAGCGCTTTCAGGAGGCTTTCAGATTTAGATCAGGCTTCTAAAACACTGAGTAATAGTGAACAGGTCTGGGTCACTGTGCTGTTCCCAACATGCACCAGTGAGCATCTGAGATAAAAATctgatgtaaacaaaacatataaaGCATTAAAGCTGCAATAAGTGATTTATATCCTAATACAAATATAACCTgcaaaaatatgtcaaataattGTTTATGCAGCGCAAATTTATTGTGTGGCTGAGAAAACCCTGTTTGGAAAACTTTTTCCGGCCGGAATGCTTATTAGTGTTTACATGGtttttatagacacgcccctaACACTCCACTCGCATGCGCGCTCAACACAAGcactttttatgtgttttattttttatacatttatataaattcaTAATCATGAGCCGAGAGACGCCTGTAAtaggctagtgtcgctgtgattgacaggaaagcgagagtatgcccctcccaccctaACAGCACAGCCGGTTTCTGCTCTCTTGGCTCCCAAGAGATTTTACTGTGAGCACAAAACCACACTTCCAAAAGAATTAACCAGAAACACTAGAAAACCTAGAATAAACCTAGAATGAACATCGTTAGTGGTTTTCCAAGATGGAGAACTGTATTACTGGAGGAGGCTCGACGCAGAATTAGCGACGGTTCTTCTAGACATCTGCGTACACGTACAAAATGATGCTAACTAGCTGGAAAATCTCAAAAGAGCTCATTAGAGAGAAATGCTGCAATGTTCCAGTGATGCTTTACTTCAGCTACTTAACACCTAGAGACCTACGGTTAGTCTTATATTAGCTCGGCTCGGGAATAAGGTTTTAGTCGATACCGTACATTCTGTAATATTTCTGAATAACGAACAtcgtttaataaaaacaaatacattttaattgaatatttcaatatttaaattGGTCTAATGATAGATAGGTATGAAGGATTGTTGTTTGTATGAAAGGGATTCAATGTTGTGGTTGAAATTCTGTTGAGAGAGTCCCAATGCTACCACCTTACCACTGGAAAGTGTTCAGAAGTTCTTTTACTAAAGAAGCAAGACAATATAAAATTGTGCGTGGTGTAAACCTAGTCTCATTTTATCATAAAGATATGAATTTCAAGATATGAAAATCTTTACTGCAAAGTTCTTTTATACGGAAATATTTTCCCAAGCAATATTTACATCTAATGATCATTCTGTGTATAACGCTCAACTAACGCGGGAAATAAACAATtcatcgtgtttttttttcttgtttttttttaaagcagaatgTTTTTTAGCACGCAAAATATTACTAGAAACTCTGAAAAGACTGATGGAGTTTGTCTTGCAGAAAATGATTTCAAATATAAGGATCACATTTCTTATagatttatgtaaatatttattaatgcatcaatgttaagacaaataaagttaagagataaatatttatttacacacgaCATCTCGAATTAGAGTTGAATTGGAGCACGGTAAACGAACTAACATGGTAAATACACTGaagtacaaaacaaaagagaaatcAAACATCGCACAAAACATGGTGGAAAAAGacgaggtgtgtgtgaggtgtgtatgaggtgtgttGAGTTGTGTACAAGGTGTGTACGAGGTGTGTACGAGGTGTATATGATTTGTGTACGAGGTGTATATGATTTGTGTACGAGGTGTGTACGAGGTGTGTACgaggtgtgtatgtggtgtgtacGA is a window encoding:
- the lrit2 gene encoding leucine-rich repeat, immunoglobulin-like domain and transmembrane domain-containing protein 2; the protein is MFSTTLTALFLLHRFYSAVGFCVTGCSCTEDSAGRSLLCMQTALGSIPENLPGDLIKIRIENSHLTEIPERTFHTVSALESLWLNFNTITLMNIKSLEGLYNLTELRLEGNKLRTIPWMAFQDTPKLKILDLKHNRLDVLPEFALRHLSSLTYLDLSFNQLTVISLDVFLNWPRYQVQKPSRREDSDANVVLALHDNHWLCDCRLKGFVDFVKSVSPPIILMNSYLSCSGPKSKAGRFFHDVELRNCLKPESSTPDANVTAVLGSNTTLRCFVKARPDAVVRWSYSLKAIRGFTVSQSQVNEDTIISALIIPTVRSSDHGLYKCSASNFIGNSSVSIQLNILYSNASFAMPPGFPLPSVNENIYIDIRIAKQTVYGITIEWYAVTENPSETWFTVHFGRYDSPKKEALYVGPGINKYTVSDLEPATKYEVCVSLKNQSPRPEQCIVFVTGSSTNELEQRERLIHIIVIVCAMVLAVPAGMFACTTNTRISCMDRCIQVCSRNREKRDAKDSQENDRQGTFDSLQTASDEGLCRDSGKEKKWRRRSEDKVQKANSAQLY